From a single Nostoc sp. MS1 genomic region:
- a CDS encoding N-acetylmuramoyl-L-alanine amidase, which produces MKYGIDIGHNCPPDTGARGIKFEDNLTLDVGTRVINKLKALGHEVISCKPDQASSVKDSLSQRCNKANANKVEVYVSIHFNCFNGQANGTEVFATSDNGRRIAQPVLDEIIKLGYFNRGIKSGSHLFVLRNTNMPAILVECCFLDSPKDMNLFNPEATANAIVKGLTGKLPSTTVPPVSDEEQNTDTSILRLQKSLNRLKITDKNNKALVENGQLNAETKFAVEKFQGIAGLEKTGILNDATWNAINLILAKRIIRPNHAGGPVVRYLQFRLGVEVDGIYGAQTEAAIKRFQRQNGLLADGIVGPISWQKLIG; this is translated from the coding sequence ATGAAATATGGAATTGATATCGGTCACAATTGCCCACCAGATACCGGAGCTAGAGGTATAAAATTTGAGGATAATCTAACTTTAGACGTAGGTACTAGGGTCATCAATAAGTTAAAAGCGTTAGGGCATGAAGTAATATCATGTAAACCAGATCAAGCTTCTTCAGTCAAAGATTCACTCTCTCAAAGATGTAATAAAGCAAATGCCAATAAAGTGGAAGTTTATGTTTCCATACACTTCAACTGTTTTAATGGACAAGCTAATGGTACAGAGGTATTTGCCACTAGTGATAATGGTAGAAGAATTGCTCAACCAGTGTTAGATGAAATTATTAAATTAGGATATTTTAATCGGGGAATTAAAAGCGGTTCTCACCTCTTTGTTCTTCGCAATACTAATATGCCTGCTATTCTCGTAGAGTGTTGCTTTCTTGACTCACCAAAAGATATGAATTTGTTTAACCCCGAAGCAACTGCTAATGCAATTGTTAAAGGATTAACAGGGAAGTTACCTAGTACTACCGTACCTCCTGTTTCTGATGAAGAACAAAATACAGATACAAGTATTTTGAGATTACAAAAATCATTAAATCGTCTCAAAATTACTGATAAAAATAACAAAGCTCTAGTAGAAAATGGGCAACTTAATGCTGAGACAAAGTTTGCAGTAGAAAAATTTCAAGGCATTGCAGGGCTTGAAAAAACTGGAATTTTGAATGATGCAACATGGAATGCTATCAATCTGATTTTAGCTAAAAGAATCATTAGACCTAACCACGCTGGCGGCCCTGTTGTCAGATATTTACAATTCCGGTTAGGAGTTGAAGTTGATGGCATTTATGGCGCACAAACAGAAGCAGCAATTAAGAGATTTCAAAGGCAGAATGGTTTACTTGCTGATGGAATTGTTGGCCCTATAAGTTGGCAGAAATTAATTGGTTAG
- the purU gene encoding formyltetrahydrofolate deformylase, which translates to MTNPTATLLISCPDQRGLVAKIANFIYANGGNIIHADQHTDFAAGLFLTRIEWQLAGFNLPRDIIGAAFNAIAQPLGAKWEIHFSDTIRRIAIWVSRQDHCLYDLIWRQRAKEIAADIPLIISNHPHLKVVADQFGIDFHHIPINKDNKAEQETKQLELLQQYQIDLVVLAKYMQIVSADFISQFPQIINIHHSFLPAFVGANPYHRAFERGVKVIGATAHYATPELDAGPIIEQDVVRVSHRDEVEDLIRKGKDLERVVLARAVRLHLQNRVLVYGNRTVVFE; encoded by the coding sequence ATGACCAACCCGACTGCAACCTTACTAATTTCTTGTCCCGACCAACGGGGATTAGTAGCCAAAATTGCCAACTTTATCTATGCTAATGGCGGTAACATTATTCATGCCGACCAGCATACAGATTTTGCTGCGGGGTTATTCCTCACACGCATCGAATGGCAGTTAGCAGGCTTCAATTTACCGCGAGATATAATAGGGGCTGCATTTAATGCCATAGCTCAACCTTTAGGAGCTAAGTGGGAAATACATTTTTCTGATACCATTCGGCGCATTGCTATTTGGGTGAGTCGCCAAGACCATTGCCTATATGATTTAATTTGGCGACAGCGTGCCAAGGAAATAGCGGCTGATATTCCCTTAATTATTAGTAACCATCCTCATTTAAAGGTAGTTGCAGACCAATTTGGCATCGACTTTCATCATATACCCATAAATAAAGATAACAAAGCTGAACAGGAAACCAAACAACTAGAGTTACTACAACAATATCAAATTGATTTAGTTGTATTAGCAAAATATATGCAAATTGTTAGTGCCGATTTTATTAGTCAATTTCCCCAAATCATTAATATTCATCACTCATTCTTACCAGCTTTTGTAGGCGCGAATCCTTACCATAGAGCTTTTGAGCGTGGTGTGAAAGTCATTGGTGCTACCGCTCACTATGCAACTCCTGAATTAGATGCAGGGCCAATTATTGAGCAAGATGTGGTGAGAGTAAGTCACCGCGATGAAGTTGAGGATTTAATTAGAAAAGGTAAGGATTTGGAACGAGTCGTGTTAGCTAGAGCAGTACGTTTACATCTCCAGAATCGGGTGTTAGTTTATGGTAATCGCACTGTAGTTTTTGAGTGA
- a CDS encoding S8 family peptidase has translation MRKLILWCLFVIGLVSAVFVFLNSQGLAAKGEFDTILLDFREDIPADVIKQDLQAIAQQYNVTPQLDNKFSEQDHVYIIKGDRQRLKALQKSAFAKATEIIEPNYIYKLTPPAKPVWLGEMLRPQEGKEFTPSLTGPNDEYYSKQWNLHKIGVEGAWTQTKGSGITVAVIDTGVTQVRDLQETKFVKGYDFVNDKEDATDDNGHGTHVAGTVAEATNNKYGVAGIAYEANIMPLKVLSAYGGGTVADIAEAIKFAADKGADVINMSLGGGGESQLLKDAINYAHNKGVTIIAAAGNENDNSASYPARYPHVIGVSATGPDGEKAPYSNYGAGVDISAPGGTDAGAILQETINEQGEGVFLGLQGTSMASPHVAGVAALIKASGIKEPDAILQVLQQSAIPIKEDSLNYYGAGHLNAEAAVKLAAQGQISFQDFFRWLRDNGYLNPRFWFDGGAVALLPKILMVVGSYLLAWFLRVYLPFPWSWSLSSGLIFGSSGLFFLKGFYIFDLPQWPFRVLGSSIPELGNAIQGTDALNPIFASVLIPIVLIALLLGHPSWKWFAIGSTLGVAACLSVSAVLDPTVWGLGDGNLARIYLIINALLCYAIARLALKNEDKTA, from the coding sequence ATGAGAAAACTTATATTATGGTGCTTGTTTGTCATTGGCTTGGTATCTGCTGTATTTGTTTTCCTCAATTCTCAGGGACTAGCAGCTAAAGGCGAATTTGACACAATTTTGTTAGATTTTCGTGAAGATATTCCAGCCGATGTAATTAAACAAGATTTACAAGCGATCGCTCAACAATACAACGTTACACCCCAATTAGATAATAAATTCTCCGAGCAGGATCATGTTTATATTATCAAAGGCGATCGCCAGCGACTCAAAGCGCTACAAAAATCTGCCTTTGCTAAAGCTACAGAAATCATCGAACCGAATTACATTTATAAACTAACCCCACCAGCGAAACCTGTTTGGTTGGGAGAAATGTTAAGACCCCAAGAAGGTAAAGAATTTACTCCTTCCTTAACTGGCCCCAACGACGAATATTACAGCAAACAATGGAACCTCCACAAAATTGGTGTAGAAGGTGCTTGGACTCAAACCAAAGGTAGTGGCATAACTGTAGCCGTAATTGACACAGGTGTTACCCAAGTCCGCGACTTACAAGAAACCAAATTTGTCAAAGGCTACGATTTTGTCAACGACAAAGAAGATGCCACAGACGACAACGGACATGGTACTCACGTTGCTGGTACTGTTGCCGAAGCAACTAATAACAAATATGGAGTGGCTGGTATTGCTTACGAAGCCAATATCATGCCCTTAAAAGTGTTAAGTGCCTACGGCGGCGGAACCGTTGCTGATATTGCCGAAGCTATTAAATTTGCTGCTGACAAAGGCGCAGATGTCATCAATATGAGTTTGGGTGGTGGTGGAGAAAGCCAATTACTCAAAGATGCTATCAACTACGCCCACAACAAAGGTGTAACCATCATTGCGGCTGCGGGAAATGAAAATGATAATTCCGCCTCCTATCCAGCCCGTTATCCCCACGTTATCGGCGTTTCTGCCACTGGCCCCGACGGCGAAAAAGCACCCTATTCTAACTATGGTGCAGGCGTTGATATTTCTGCCCCTGGTGGTACAGATGCAGGCGCAATTTTACAGGAAACCATCAACGAACAAGGCGAAGGCGTATTCCTGGGACTGCAAGGAACCAGCATGGCTTCACCCCACGTTGCTGGTGTAGCCGCTTTAATTAAAGCCAGTGGTATCAAAGAACCAGACGCGATTTTACAAGTCCTTCAACAGTCTGCCATACCTATTAAAGAAGACAGCTTAAACTACTACGGCGCAGGACACCTCAACGCCGAAGCTGCCGTCAAACTAGCCGCCCAAGGACAAATTAGCTTCCAAGACTTCTTCCGTTGGTTGCGGGATAACGGCTATCTAAACCCTCGTTTCTGGTTTGATGGTGGCGCTGTCGCCCTCTTACCAAAGATACTTATGGTAGTCGGTTCCTATCTGCTAGCGTGGTTTTTACGGGTTTACTTACCCTTCCCTTGGAGTTGGTCATTATCCAGTGGCTTAATTTTCGGTAGTTCTGGGTTATTCTTCCTCAAAGGTTTTTATATCTTTGACTTACCTCAGTGGCCTTTCCGAGTTTTAGGCAGTTCCATTCCCGAACTAGGTAACGCCATACAAGGAACAGATGCTTTAAACCCCATCTTTGCCAGCGTCTTAATTCCTATTGTGTTGATAGCACTGTTACTAGGTCATCCTAGTTGGAAATGGTTCGCCATCGGTTCAACTCTCGGAGTAGCCGCCTGCTTAAGCGTCAGTGCAGTGTTAGACCCAACAGTTTGGGGCTTAGGTGATGGTAATTTAGCCCGTATATATTTAATTATCAACGCTCTGCTGTGTTATGCGATCGCTCGTTTAGCATTAAAGAACGAAGATAAAACAGCATAG
- a CDS encoding DUF3536 domain-containing protein produces MTPAEQPVGSGSISTSSITIQDTHHSDPTNQATGVYVTVHGHFYQPPRENPYLDAIERQPSAAPFHDWNERIHWECYRPNAFARILNDRGEVVGIVNNYEYMSFNIGPTLMSWLERYDVEVYQRILEADAKSCERLQGHGNAIAQVYNHIIMPLASDRDKRTQICWGKEDFKSRFGRDPQGMWLAETAVDYATLEALVAEGIRFIILAPSQAQRCRPFPNTNDPQPEWLEVGGNQIDPTRPYRCYLRRGMGNSDIPCPYIDIFFYDGPISRDMGFSDVVYNSHHFAGRIGAAVRGDHRPSQLISVATDGETFGHHKKGTEKTLAYAFTQEFPSQGWTVTNFAHYLSLNSPTWEVELKPVTAWSCAHGVDRWQDDCGCGGEGGVWHQKWRRPLRNALNWLRDQLVEVFEEYGNKLLRDPWQARDEYIQVVRDRSPENISRFLSRHQTHKLTAVEQVDALRLLEMQRHALFMYTSCGWFFEELSRPEGTQILRYAARALELAGDVAGVQLEKGFLKRLASAPSNVDLFKHGGEVYRQLVQTAQISFKQVAAHYAITSLFNSQNSSLSAHQKRIYCYTVNEIDYKLQRMGALTLAVGNLQLVSEITWESENLVFAVLHLGGWDFHCCIQLFTGRRDYSQSKEKLFTSLQQASAAQTILAMTQVFGTEAFNLQNLFAEERHRIMRLLSQETLTRLDQLYTQAYRDNYGVLMAFHRDELAVPQELQVAAEIALGYRCMTTLRSLEQDITEPQTCWNHIVELEAIATEAKHLRCRLNIPEGKQMLEQLILRLLWRLLYDANGSCSTDIQCLERLINVSYQLNIGISLHQSQELYFSCLQTQIVPLCQTAIANEEDPSQCLQLLKLGQKLAVDVSAIVDQLK; encoded by the coding sequence ATGACACCCGCAGAACAACCAGTTGGCTCTGGTTCGATATCAACATCATCTATAACTATCCAAGATACTCACCACAGTGATCCTACCAATCAAGCTACTGGTGTGTATGTGACGGTGCATGGTCACTTTTACCAGCCACCACGGGAAAACCCTTATCTAGACGCTATTGAACGCCAACCCAGCGCCGCACCTTTCCATGATTGGAACGAGCGCATCCATTGGGAATGTTACCGTCCCAATGCTTTCGCCAGGATACTCAACGACCGGGGCGAAGTTGTGGGGATCGTCAATAATTACGAATATATGAGCTTTAACATCGGCCCGACGCTGATGTCATGGCTAGAACGCTACGATGTCGAGGTTTATCAACGGATATTGGAGGCGGACGCAAAAAGTTGTGAACGTCTGCAAGGCCACGGCAATGCGATCGCGCAAGTATATAATCATATCATCATGCCTTTGGCGAGTGATAGAGATAAGCGCACGCAAATTTGCTGGGGTAAAGAAGACTTCAAAAGTCGCTTTGGACGTGATCCCCAAGGCATGTGGTTGGCAGAAACGGCTGTAGATTACGCAACTTTAGAAGCGTTAGTTGCTGAAGGTATTCGCTTTATTATCTTAGCTCCATCGCAAGCGCAGAGATGCCGTCCTTTCCCCAATACAAATGATCCCCAGCCAGAATGGCTTGAAGTTGGTGGTAATCAGATTGATCCCACTCGTCCCTATCGTTGCTATCTACGCAGAGGTATGGGAAATAGTGATATCCCTTGCCCATATATAGATATCTTCTTTTATGACGGCCCCATCTCCCGCGATATGGGTTTTAGTGATGTTGTCTATAATTCTCACCACTTTGCCGGACGCATCGGTGCAGCTGTGCGCGGGGATCATCGCCCATCACAATTAATATCTGTAGCGACAGATGGGGAAACCTTCGGACATCACAAAAAAGGCACAGAAAAAACTCTCGCCTATGCTTTTACCCAAGAGTTCCCTAGTCAGGGTTGGACGGTAACAAACTTTGCCCACTACCTGAGCTTGAACTCTCCCACTTGGGAAGTAGAATTAAAACCCGTTACCGCCTGGAGTTGCGCTCACGGTGTCGATAGATGGCAGGATGACTGCGGTTGTGGTGGTGAAGGTGGGGTTTGGCATCAAAAATGGCGGCGGCCGTTGCGTAATGCCTTAAACTGGCTGCGGGATCAGTTGGTAGAGGTGTTTGAGGAATATGGAAATAAGCTATTACGCGATCCCTGGCAAGCACGGGACGAGTATATTCAAGTAGTACGCGATCGCTCTCCTGAAAATATTAGCCGTTTCCTGTCCCGGCATCAAACCCACAAACTTACAGCCGTCGAACAAGTAGACGCTTTGCGCCTCTTAGAAATGCAGCGTCACGCTTTATTTATGTACACCAGTTGCGGTTGGTTCTTTGAAGAACTATCTCGCCCCGAAGGAACGCAAATTCTGCGCTACGCCGCTCGTGCTTTAGAACTGGCGGGAGATGTAGCTGGTGTGCAGTTAGAAAAAGGCTTCCTCAAACGTCTAGCTTCCGCTCCCAGTAATGTAGACTTGTTCAAACATGGTGGAGAAGTTTATCGTCAACTGGTACAAACTGCCCAAATTAGTTTTAAACAAGTAGCCGCCCACTACGCTATTACTTCGCTGTTTAATAGTCAAAACTCATCACTCAGCGCCCACCAAAAACGGATTTATTGTTACACAGTCAATGAGATAGACTACAAACTGCAACGCATGGGAGCCTTAACCCTAGCAGTAGGTAATTTACAACTGGTATCAGAAATTACCTGGGAAAGCGAAAACCTAGTCTTTGCTGTCCTCCATTTAGGCGGTTGGGATTTCCATTGCTGCATTCAATTATTTACAGGTAGACGCGACTATAGCCAATCGAAAGAGAAGTTGTTTACATCGCTGCAACAAGCAAGCGCCGCCCAAACGATCCTAGCGATGACGCAAGTGTTTGGTACTGAAGCCTTCAACTTGCAAAATCTGTTTGCCGAAGAACGCCATCGGATCATGCGGTTACTAAGTCAAGAAACCTTAACACGATTAGACCAGCTATATACTCAGGCATACCGCGATAATTATGGCGTGTTGATGGCGTTCCACCGCGACGAACTCGCCGTACCGCAAGAATTGCAAGTGGCGGCGGAGATTGCTTTAGGGTATCGCTGTATGACAACATTGCGATCGCTAGAGCAAGATATTACAGAACCGCAAACCTGCTGGAATCACATAGTAGAATTAGAAGCGATCGCCACTGAAGCCAAACATCTGCGTTGTCGATTAAATATTCCTGAAGGCAAGCAGATGCTAGAACAGCTAATTCTCCGTTTGCTTTGGAGATTACTCTACGATGCCAACGGCAGTTGCAGTACGGATATCCAATGTTTAGAGCGACTAATTAATGTTAGTTATCAATTAAATATTGGTATTTCCTTACATCAATCTCAAGAATTGTACTTCAGTTGTTTGCAAACTCAAATCGTCCCTCTGTGTCAGACTGCTATTGCTAATGAAGAAGACCCTAGTCAGTGTCTACAATTGCTCAAATTAGGGCAAAAATTAGCAGTTGATGTCAGTGCAATTGTCGATCAGCTAAAGTAG
- a CDS encoding DUF4351 domain-containing protein gives MTRFIHDQFSKDYLEELLKPFGQVQAPSRVAAKVREIDVLFSPILTQTANLETLGLLGKMATTSAIFEPFRNPASIDEIGDCVLKLLEVKSSIQREVNRNKTKIPDRDIPHLWILTPTASKNIISGFGGQLKSDWETGVYFLAKYFRTAIVAIHQLPPTSDTLWVRILGRGKVQRQAIDELAALPLNHPFRQVTLELLYNLQNNLRINQNIETDDRELMMRLAPLYQQDRELARQEGIQQGVQQGEQQLILRLLNRRFGEIESSLIQQIQGLSVAKLENLAEALLDFATVTDLEIWLNQQQEIENH, from the coding sequence ATGACCAGATTTATCCATGATCAATTTTCCAAAGACTATCTAGAGGAACTGCTAAAACCATTCGGACAAGTACAAGCACCCAGCCGCGTAGCAGCCAAAGTGCGGGAAATAGATGTATTGTTTTCACCAATTCTCACACAAACCGCTAATTTAGAAACATTAGGCTTACTAGGAAAAATGGCAACAACATCTGCCATATTTGAACCCTTCCGTAACCCAGCATCAATAGACGAAATTGGTGATTGTGTATTAAAACTATTAGAAGTAAAAAGCTCAATTCAGCGAGAAGTAAATCGCAATAAAACTAAAATACCAGATAGAGACATTCCTCATCTGTGGATTTTGACACCCACAGCATCAAAAAATATAATCTCTGGGTTTGGTGGACAGCTAAAATCTGACTGGGAAACAGGAGTTTACTTTTTAGCAAAGTATTTTCGCACCGCTATAGTAGCAATTCATCAGTTACCGCCCACATCAGACACACTGTGGGTAAGAATACTAGGACGTGGTAAAGTGCAACGCCAAGCCATAGATGAACTAGCTGCGTTACCTCTAAATCACCCCTTTAGGCAAGTCACGCTAGAATTGCTATACAACCTGCAAAATAATTTAAGAATAAATCAAAATATAGAAACAGATGATAGGGAGTTAATGATGAGATTAGCACCACTGTATCAACAAGATAGAGAACTAGCTAGACAAGAAGGTATACAGCAAGGTGTACAGCAAGGAGAACAACAGCTAATTCTGCGCTTGTTAAATCGTCGCTTTGGAGAAATAGAGTCATCTTTAATCCAGCAGATTCAAGGATTATCTGTTGCAAAACTAGAAAATCTTGCAGAAGCGTTGTTAGATTTTGCCACAGTTACAGATTTAGAAATTTGGTTAAACCAACAACAAGAAATCGAAAATCATTAA
- the cax gene encoding calcium/proton exchanger has product MSGKNILFLVLLVFIPVSIAAHYLEWGDLIVFITAGLAILPLAAWMGAATEEIAVVVGPTLGGLLNATFGNATELIIALVALNAGLVNVVKASITGSIISNLLLVMGLSMLLGGLRYKEQTFQPIIARVNASAMNLAVIAILLPTAMNYTAQGIGEKTLQYLSLAVAIILILVYALTLLFSMKTHAYLYEVGIVETEEQESHEKPNVLLWSIVLLVCTLLVAVESELLVDALEVATSQLGLTALFTGVILVPIVGNAAEHATAVTVAMKDKMDLSVSVAVGSSLQIALFVAPVLVIAGWILGQPMDLDFQPFELVAVVVSVLIANSISSDGKSNWLEGTLLLAAYVVLGCAFYFHPVVGGLG; this is encoded by the coding sequence ATGTCAGGCAAAAATATTCTTTTTCTTGTTTTACTAGTATTTATCCCCGTATCTATCGCCGCTCACTACTTAGAGTGGGGAGATTTGATTGTTTTCATCACCGCAGGCTTGGCAATTCTGCCCTTAGCGGCTTGGATGGGTGCAGCAACAGAGGAAATTGCTGTAGTAGTCGGGCCGACCTTGGGAGGGCTATTAAATGCTACCTTTGGTAACGCCACAGAATTAATTATCGCCCTAGTCGCTCTCAATGCTGGACTAGTGAACGTCGTCAAAGCCAGTATCACCGGCTCGATTATTAGTAACTTATTGCTAGTGATGGGTCTTTCTATGCTGTTGGGTGGATTGCGCTACAAAGAACAGACCTTTCAGCCCATTATAGCCAGGGTAAACGCTTCCGCAATGAATTTGGCAGTCATTGCCATATTATTACCCACAGCCATGAACTACACAGCCCAAGGCATTGGGGAGAAAACTTTACAATACCTCTCCCTCGCCGTTGCCATCATCTTAATTTTGGTTTATGCCCTAACCCTGCTATTTTCCATGAAAACCCACGCCTATTTATATGAAGTAGGCATTGTGGAAACAGAGGAGCAAGAGTCCCACGAAAAACCTAATGTGCTGTTATGGTCTATTGTGTTGTTAGTTTGTACTCTATTAGTAGCGGTAGAGTCAGAATTATTAGTTGATGCCTTAGAAGTCGCCACTTCTCAGTTAGGTTTAACCGCACTATTTACTGGGGTGATACTAGTTCCCATTGTTGGTAACGCCGCCGAACACGCCACAGCCGTTACCGTCGCCATGAAAGATAAAATGGATCTGTCCGTTTCTGTGGCAGTTGGGTCAAGTCTGCAAATTGCCCTGTTTGTCGCCCCGGTATTAGTCATTGCCGGCTGGATACTTGGTCAGCCAATGGATTTAGATTTTCAACCCTTTGAATTAGTAGCAGTAGTAGTATCAGTGCTAATTGCCAACAGTATCAGTTCTGATGGTAAATCCAACTGGTTAGAAGGAACATTACTGTTAGCAGCTTATGTCGTGCTGGGGTGTGCCTTTTACTTTCACCCAGTTGTCGGCGGACTTGGCTAG
- a CDS encoding pentapeptide repeat-containing protein: MNVEELLTKYANGVINFSGIDLSEANLSGVKLCGVNFSQANLSIVNLSGANLSEADFSYAKLNVARLSGANLTNAIFNYSSLNVANLVRADLSRAQLRGASLVRAELIRAELSRADLSEADLEGADLREATLRHVNFRQANLNGVILKGASLLGANLEMANLNGADLSRADLTNANLRDGELKQVNLRYANLSGADLSGANLRWADLNGANLSWADLSGAKLSGANLVGADLSNANLTNASLVHANLIQARLIKTEWVGADLTSAILTGAKLYSTSRFGLKTEGLICQWIDLSPTGDRSIIQKFDNEDPRDFFNETPPTIQIIVDAALESEANFALAGAYYHIAQEYQLLQQPPSMEITRRRTVFTFCLDSDAALFTTACMAILPFQDAANTQKNIHAVLTMIEKENLSSSRLKTPQRVKQLMSAIAQTITQAKTIRKTKKNLHLAAKLKFFQAPTQTILTNSSAQTLIVYENPNFAKRFINFTNTETGVLTDIYSESATYTLPGLNTLIDFVNSFHYVNE, from the coding sequence ATGAATGTAGAGGAATTACTGACGAAATATGCGAATGGAGTAATTAATTTTAGTGGTATTGACCTATCAGAAGCTAATTTGAGTGGTGTTAAACTCTGTGGTGTGAATTTTAGTCAAGCTAATTTGAGTATAGTTAACCTGAGTGGGGCAAACTTAAGCGAAGCTGACTTCAGTTACGCCAAATTGAATGTAGCCCGGCTGAGTGGGGCAAACCTAACTAATGCTATTTTTAATTATTCTAGCCTCAATGTTGCTAATTTAGTTCGTGCTGACCTGAGTCGCGCTCAGTTGCGTGGGGCTTCGTTGGTGCGTGCTGAGTTAATTCGTGCTGAATTGAGTCGTGCTGATTTGTCTGAGGCGGACTTGGAGGGCGCTGACTTGCGCGAAGCTACACTCCGTCACGTTAATTTTCGCCAAGCCAACTTGAACGGAGTAATTCTTAAAGGTGCTTCTTTATTAGGAGCTAACCTGGAAATGGCTAATCTTAATGGGGCTGACTTAAGTCGTGCTGATTTAACTAATGCTAATTTGCGAGATGGCGAACTTAAACAGGTGAATCTCCGCTATGCAAATTTAAGTGGTGCAGATTTAAGTGGGGCTAACCTGCGTTGGGCTGATTTGAATGGTGCAAACCTGAGTTGGGCTGATTTAAGCGGGGCAAAATTGAGTGGTGCTAATTTAGTTGGTGCAGATTTGAGCAATGCTAACTTAACAAATGCCAGTTTAGTTCATGCCAATTTGATTCAAGCGAGATTAATTAAAACCGAATGGGTGGGTGCTGACCTGACAAGTGCTATTTTAACTGGTGCGAAACTTTACTCTACCTCTAGATTTGGTTTAAAAACAGAGGGTTTGATTTGTCAATGGATTGACTTAAGTCCAACAGGCGATCGCTCTATTATCCAAAAATTTGATAATGAAGATCCACGGGACTTTTTTAACGAAACACCCCCAACTATCCAAATTATCGTCGATGCAGCCTTAGAATCAGAAGCCAACTTCGCCCTTGCTGGTGCTTATTACCATATCGCCCAAGAATATCAATTACTACAACAACCCCCCAGCATGGAAATTACCCGTCGGCGGACTGTATTTACATTCTGCTTAGACAGTGACGCGGCTTTATTCACTACAGCTTGTATGGCAATCCTACCTTTTCAAGATGCTGCAAACACACAAAAAAATATTCATGCAGTGTTGACGATGATAGAAAAAGAAAATCTATCTTCCTCCAGGCTAAAAACACCCCAACGGGTGAAGCAATTGATGAGTGCGATCGCCCAAACTATAACTCAGGCCAAAACTATTAGAAAAACTAAAAAAAACCTACACTTAGCAGCTAAACTCAAATTTTTTCAAGCCCCAACCCAAACAATCTTAACTAATTCCAGCGCTCAAACTTTGATAGTGTATGAAAACCCTAACTTTGCTAAACGATTTATTAACTTTACCAATACTGAAACAGGTGTCTTGACTGATATATATAGTGAATCTGCTACATATACCCTACCTGGATTAAATACACTTATAGATTTTGTCAACAGTTTCCACTATGTGAATGAATAG
- a CDS encoding prephenate/arogenate dehydrogenase, giving the protein MQIGILGLGLIGGSLGYDLRSQGHHVLGVSRKQSTCETAVALGSVDEAAVDMNLLTGAEVVFICTPIGLIVPQVQQLINHLSPSTVVTDVGSVKAPIVEAISPLWENFVGGHPMAGTADSGIEAAQKNLFVDRPYVLTPEATTPKRAIAIVEEIVRSLGANLYYCQPQQHDRAVSWISHLPVMVSSSLIAACISEDDPEVLQLAQNLASSGFRDTSRVGGGNPELGVMMAQYNRQALLGSLQKYRRNLDEVINLIEQENWAALEAKLQATQRARPDFVD; this is encoded by the coding sequence ATGCAAATTGGAATTTTAGGTCTAGGCTTAATAGGTGGTTCATTGGGTTATGATTTGCGATCGCAAGGTCATCATGTGTTAGGGGTTAGCCGCAAGCAATCTACCTGTGAGACAGCCGTAGCTTTAGGTAGCGTTGATGAAGCTGCTGTTGATATGAACTTATTAACAGGTGCAGAGGTGGTATTTATTTGTACACCCATCGGTCTTATTGTTCCCCAAGTGCAGCAGTTGATTAATCATTTGTCGCCGTCTACCGTGGTGACTGATGTTGGTTCTGTGAAAGCACCGATAGTAGAAGCAATTTCACCCCTATGGGAAAATTTTGTCGGTGGTCATCCAATGGCTGGGACAGCAGATAGTGGAATAGAAGCTGCTCAAAAAAATTTGTTTGTGGATAGACCGTATGTATTGACACCAGAGGCGACAACACCCAAAAGGGCGATCGCAATTGTAGAGGAAATTGTGCGATCGCTAGGTGCTAATCTCTACTATTGTCAACCCCAACAACACGACCGCGCTGTGAGTTGGATTTCCCATTTACCTGTAATGGTGAGTTCCTCGTTAATTGCAGCCTGCATTAGTGAAGATGACCCAGAGGTTTTACAATTAGCGCAAAATTTAGCTAGTTCAGGTTTTCGAGATACTAGCCGGGTGGGTGGTGGTAATCCAGAGTTAGGGGTAATGATGGCGCAATACAACCGTCAAGCGCTGTTGGGTTCGTTGCAAAAATATCGCCGCAATCTTGATGAGGTAATTAATCTGATTGAGCAGGAAAATTGGGCTGCTTTAGAAGCTAAATTACAAGCAACACAACGCGCTAGACCTGATTTTGTTGACTAG